From Arcobacter lacus, one genomic window encodes:
- a CDS encoding YiiD C-terminal domain-containing protein gives MIKILEDKLHNEIPLTKFMDLEITKYDEKELITTAPLDKNINDKGTAFGGSLATLTIISGWSICWLISQELNIDSKNIVVIKNEHSYRKPVTKELICHTYKPTKDEIENLKNKLLLKNSASIKINSQIIEDGEICVDFIGYYVIKI, from the coding sequence ATGATAAAAATATTAGAAGACAAACTACATAATGAGATTCCCCTAACAAAATTTATGGATTTAGAAATTACAAAATATGATGAAAAAGAGTTAATAACAACTGCACCTTTAGATAAAAACATAAATGATAAAGGTACAGCTTTTGGTGGAAGTTTAGCAACATTGACTATTATTTCTGGATGGAGTATTTGTTGGTTGATTTCTCAGGAATTAAATATTGATAGTAAAAATATTGTAGTTATAAAAAATGAACACTCATATAGAAAACCTGTAACAAAAGAGTTGATTTGTCATACATATAAACCAACAAAAGATGAAATTGAGAATTTAAAAAATAAATTACTTTTGAAAAATAGTGCTTCGATAAAAATAAATTCACAGATTATAGAAGATGGTGAAATTTGTGTGGATTTTATAGGATATTATGTAATTAAAATTTAA
- a CDS encoding efflux RND transporter permease subunit, which yields MFKKFYDTFIFKYPILVLLLSSLFISILGYYATKVEIDASAETLLLDDDKDLMFFREVNKRYENSNFLIVTFSPNKDLLSNESLNTIKEISKEFENVSNIKKVDSILTVPLLQSPIRPISDLVSGIDSLSTKEFDKSLVKNEFLTSPIYSNALVSSDFKTTALILDLKDDKRYFELLEKRNALLAKEKNNTISKPEKQELENAILEFKAYRDFIRHNDSQNIQEIRAIIKKYENQGKIFLGGVNMIASDAIGFVKKDLIIYGSSLIIIFIFILWFIFKRIRWVVIPLLICFISIISNGGVLGFFNWEVTVISSNFVALQLIITMSIVIHLIERYRELYFRYKNANQYKLVMNTVLSKLMPCFLAIITTVVGFSSLVLSKIEPVINLGLMMSIGIVISLILSFIIFPIILLLIGKKYEFNNKKDRAISFINRCSYIVENHGKSIIIVSIFITIFSVIGTSKLFVENSFINYFKQSTEIYKGMKVIDENLGGTTPLDIIIKFKDDEKTDVNNQTQQSEIDDFENEFAQKDDDKQYWFSQDKMQTIMAVHDYLETIPEIGKVQSLATLLKVGQLLNNGKDLDGITLALFYTQLPDDYKKLILSPFINIEANEARITMRIVDSNPKLRRNELLTKIETDLREIIKNKETTYRLSNLMVLYNNMLQSLFNSQIATAGASLLVLSIMFFLIFRLSKIVFIAIVSNIIPISLVFGIMGWIGIPLDIMTITIAAIALGIAVDDTIHFIHRFEVEYKFDHNYMNAIKRAHEGIGHAMYYTTIIIVIGFSILMLSNLVPTIYFGLLTGIVMISVLLADLLLLPKMILMLKPYNKKEKL from the coding sequence ATGTTTAAAAAATTCTATGATACTTTTATTTTTAAGTATCCTATTTTAGTTCTATTACTTTCAAGTTTATTTATTTCTATTTTAGGATATTATGCAACAAAAGTAGAAATAGATGCAAGTGCAGAAACTTTACTTTTAGATGATGATAAAGATTTAATGTTTTTTAGAGAAGTAAATAAAAGGTATGAAAATTCAAACTTTTTAATTGTAACTTTTTCACCAAATAAAGATTTACTTTCAAATGAGAGTTTAAATACAATAAAAGAGATTTCAAAAGAGTTTGAAAATGTTTCAAACATCAAAAAAGTTGATTCAATATTGACTGTTCCACTTTTACAATCTCCTATTCGTCCAATATCAGATTTAGTTTCTGGAATTGATTCTCTTTCAACAAAAGAATTTGATAAATCTTTGGTAAAAAATGAATTTTTAACTTCACCAATTTATTCAAATGCTTTAGTGAGTAGCGATTTTAAAACAACTGCTTTAATTTTAGATTTAAAAGATGATAAAAGATATTTTGAACTTTTAGAAAAAAGAAATGCTCTTTTAGCAAAAGAAAAAAATAACACTATTTCCAAACCTGAAAAACAAGAATTAGAAAATGCTATTTTAGAATTTAAAGCTTATAGGGATTTTATAAGACATAACGATAGCCAAAATATTCAAGAAATACGAGCTATTATAAAAAAATATGAAAATCAAGGAAAAATATTTCTTGGTGGTGTAAATATGATAGCAAGCGATGCTATAGGTTTTGTAAAAAAAGATTTAATCATTTATGGTTCAAGCCTAATTATCATTTTTATATTTATTTTATGGTTTATTTTTAAACGAATTAGATGGGTTGTTATTCCTTTATTAATCTGTTTTATTTCTATAATTTCAAATGGTGGTGTTTTAGGTTTTTTTAATTGGGAAGTTACAGTTATATCATCAAACTTTGTAGCACTTCAACTCATCATTACAATGTCAATTGTAATTCACTTAATAGAAAGATATAGAGAATTATATTTTAGATATAAAAATGCAAACCAATACAAACTTGTAATGAATACAGTTTTATCAAAATTAATGCCTTGTTTCTTGGCTATTATTACAACTGTTGTTGGTTTTTCATCTTTAGTTTTATCAAAAATTGAACCAGTTATAAACTTAGGTTTAATGATGAGTATAGGTATTGTCATTTCGTTAATATTATCTTTTATTATTTTTCCTATTATTTTATTGCTTATTGGTAAAAAATATGAATTTAACAATAAAAAAGATCGTGCAATTTCTTTTATAAATAGATGCTCATATATAGTTGAAAATCATGGAAAATCAATCATTATTGTTAGTATTTTTATTACTATTTTTTCAGTAATTGGTACCTCAAAACTTTTTGTTGAAAATAGTTTTATAAACTACTTTAAACAATCAACAGAGATTTATAAAGGAATGAAAGTAATAGACGAAAATTTAGGTGGTACAACTCCTCTTGATATTATCATAAAATTTAAAGATGATGAAAAAACAGATGTAAATAATCAAACTCAACAAAGTGAAATCGATGATTTTGAAAATGAATTTGCACAAAAAGATGATGACAAACAATATTGGTTTTCTCAAGATAAAATGCAAACGATCATGGCTGTTCATGACTATTTAGAAACAATTCCAGAAATTGGAAAAGTTCAATCTCTTGCAACTTTATTAAAAGTAGGACAACTTTTAAATAATGGAAAAGATTTAGATGGTATAACTTTAGCTTTATTTTATACTCAGCTACCAGATGATTATAAAAAGCTAATTTTATCTCCATTTATAAATATTGAAGCAAATGAAGCTAGAATAACAATGAGAATAGTTGATTCAAATCCAAAATTAAGAAGAAATGAACTTCTAACAAAAATTGAAACAGATTTAAGAGAGATTATAAAAAATAAAGAAACAACATATAGATTATCAAACTTGATGGTTTTATATAATAATATGCTCCAATCTTTATTTAATTCGCAAATAGCAACAGCTGGTGCATCACTTTTAGTGTTATCAATAATGTTTTTTTTGATATTTAGATTATCAAAAATTGTTTTTATAGCAATAGTTTCAAACATAATTCCTATTTCTTTGGTTTTTGGAATTATGGGGTGGATTGGAATTCCCCTTGATATTATGACTATTACTATTGCAGCCATTGCTTTAGGAATTGCTGTTGATGATACAATTCACTTTATTCATAGATTTGAAGTAGAATATAAATTTGACCATAACTATATGAATGCAATAAAAAGAGCACACGAAGGTATAGGTCATGCGATGTATTATACAACTATCATAATAGTTATTGGTTTTTCTATTTTGATGTTATCAAATTTAGTTCCTACTATATATTTTGGACTATTAACAGGTATTGTTATGATTAGTGTTTTATTAGCTGATTTATTGCTATTACCAAAAATGATTTTAATGCTAAAACCATATAATAAAAAGGAGAAGTTATAA
- a CDS encoding YebC/PmpR family DNA-binding transcriptional regulator: MGRAFEYRKAAKMKRWGNMSRVFPKLARAIEVAAKTGVPDPEMNSALRTAILNAKAENMPKANIDAAIKRASGKDAANFSEVNFEGKGPHGVLIFVETATDNNTRTVANIKMYFNKTNGQVVPTGSLEFFFDRKAIFEFNKPSNYELEDLEMELIDAGLEELEEEDGLCLAYANYTDFGNMNSKFEELGIALTKAELKRIPNNPQEFTEAQQEDIGKLIEKLEDDDDVQAVYTNIA, from the coding sequence ATGGGTAGAGCCTTTGAATATAGAAAAGCAGCTAAGATGAAAAGATGGGGAAATATGTCAAGAGTTTTCCCAAAACTTGCACGTGCTATTGAAGTAGCAGCAAAAACAGGAGTTCCTGATCCAGAAATGAATTCAGCTTTAAGAACAGCTATATTAAATGCTAAAGCTGAAAATATGCCAAAAGCAAATATTGATGCAGCTATAAAAAGAGCAAGTGGTAAAGATGCAGCAAACTTTAGTGAAGTAAATTTTGAAGGTAAAGGTCCTCACGGAGTTTTAATATTTGTTGAAACTGCAACAGATAATAATACAAGAACAGTTGCAAACATAAAAATGTATTTTAATAAAACAAATGGACAAGTTGTTCCTACTGGTTCTTTAGAATTTTTCTTTGATAGAAAAGCAATTTTTGAATTTAATAAACCAAGCAATTATGAACTTGAAGATTTAGAAATGGAATTAATAGATGCTGGACTTGAAGAACTTGAAGAAGAAGATGGTTTATGTTTAGCTTATGCAAACTATACAGATTTTGGAAATATGAATAGTAAGTTTGAAGAACTTGGTATTGCTTTAACAAAAGCTGAATTAAAAAGAATTCCAAATAATCCTCAAGAGTTTACAGAAGCTCAACAAGAAGATATTGGAAAATTAATCGAAAAGCTTGAAGACGATGATGATGTTCAAGCTGTTTATACAAATATAGCTTAG
- a CDS encoding LOG family protein, translated as MNIAIYCGSAFGNNEIYEKATKILAQKLAQKNINIVYGGSKQGLMGIMSNESLKLKNTVTGVITYDLASKELENENISKIYKVDTVSQRKEKMAELSDAFIAMPGGYGTFDEIFDVITSAQIGYHKKPCAFYNINGYYDKLIEFLKNCVKEGFIKESFVEMLIVSDDADKLIEQIMSYKAPKNKWEI; from the coding sequence ATGAATATAGCAATTTATTGTGGTTCTGCATTTGGAAATAATGAAATTTATGAAAAAGCCACTAAAATTTTGGCACAAAAATTAGCACAAAAAAATATAAATATAGTTTATGGTGGTTCAAAACAAGGACTTATGGGAATAATGTCAAATGAATCTTTAAAGCTAAAAAATACTGTAACGGGTGTTATTACTTATGATTTAGCTTCAAAAGAACTAGAAAATGAAAATATTTCAAAAATTTATAAAGTTGATACAGTAAGTCAAAGAAAAGAAAAGATGGCTGAACTTTCAGATGCTTTTATTGCTATGCCAGGAGGTTATGGAACTTTTGATGAAATATTTGATGTTATTACATCTGCACAAATAGGTTATCATAAAAAACCATGTGCTTTTTATAATATAAATGGCTATTATGACAAATTAATTGAATTTTTAAAAAATTGTGTAAAAGAAGGTTTTATTAAAGAAAGTTTTGTTGAAATGCTGATAGTTTCGGATGATGCAGACAAATTAATAGAACAAATAATGAGCTATAAAGCACCTAAAAATAAGTGGGAGATATAA
- a CDS encoding MlaA family lipoprotein, which yields MKKIIFILLFTLVSFANEANTNDISDEFDSEFTSKTKEVFDPLSGYNRVMTSFNDKFYIYVLAPTARGYAYVVPETARIGIDNFFTNLFFPIRFANNLLQLKFQNASEELGRFLMNTIWGLGGFMDPATNELNMKIHKEDFGQTLGFYGMGEGFHIVLPFLGPSNLRDLTGLIAGEIISPTSTLGEHTFKYKIPNNTLEEFGLVSLYKVNEFSFNPNQYEMIKKDALDLYPFLRDIYTQSRQKQIEE from the coding sequence TTGAAAAAGATTATTTTTATTTTACTATTTACACTTGTTAGTTTTGCAAATGAGGCTAATACAAATGATATTTCAGATGAATTTGATTCAGAGTTTACTTCAAAAACAAAAGAAGTTTTTGATCCTCTTAGTGGATATAATAGAGTTATGACATCATTTAATGACAAATTTTATATATATGTTTTAGCACCAACAGCAAGAGGTTATGCATATGTAGTTCCAGAAACTGCAAGAATAGGAATAGATAACTTTTTTACAAATTTATTTTTTCCAATTAGATTTGCAAATAATTTATTACAACTAAAATTTCAAAATGCAAGTGAAGAATTAGGTAGATTTTTGATGAATACTATCTGGGGACTTGGTGGTTTTATGGATCCGGCAACAAATGAACTTAATATGAAAATTCATAAAGAAGATTTTGGGCAAACTTTAGGTTTTTATGGAATGGGTGAAGGTTTCCATATAGTTTTACCATTTTTAGGACCATCAAATTTAAGAGATTTAACTGGATTAATTGCAGGAGAAATTATATCTCCAACAAGTACATTAGGAGAACATACATTTAAATATAAAATTCCAAATAACACTTTAGAAGAGTTTGGTCTTGTATCTTTATATAAAGTTAATGAGTTCTCATTTAATCCAAACCAATATGAAATGATAAAAAAAGATGCTCTAGATTTATATCCATTTTTAAGAGATATTTATACTCAATCTAGACAAAAACAAATAGAGGAATAA
- a CDS encoding Tgt2/MlaC family protein, giving the protein MIKYNFSKILLLITLILSNAFALKEDEIQSEMTKKIDNVLEILQQKDKSNTQKGDDIIKIVDDVFDYELMAKIALGKEAWASITTEKQKEFSKVFENKLKKSYIEKLELYNDQKVKIIGLKPYNNTRLQLETELLGKDGTYQINYNFYNKSKDSNEWLIYDVDLVGVSIIQTYRQQFAGILKEKTFDEMFEQFKNQ; this is encoded by the coding sequence ATGATTAAATATAATTTTTCAAAAATTTTATTATTAATTACATTAATATTATCAAATGCTTTTGCTTTAAAAGAAGATGAAATACAAAGTGAAATGACAAAAAAGATTGATAATGTTTTAGAAATTTTACAGCAAAAAGACAAATCAAATACACAAAAAGGTGATGATATCATAAAAATTGTTGATGATGTTTTTGATTATGAATTAATGGCAAAAATAGCTTTAGGAAAAGAAGCTTGGGCTTCAATAACAACTGAAAAACAAAAAGAATTTTCAAAAGTTTTTGAAAATAAATTAAAAAAATCATATATCGAAAAACTTGAACTTTACAATGACCAAAAAGTAAAAATTATCGGTCTAAAACCTTATAATAATACAAGATTACAACTTGAAACTGAGCTTTTAGGAAAAGATGGAACTTATCAAATAAATTATAACTTTTATAATAAATCAAAAGATTCTAATGAATGGTTAATCTACGATGTTGATTTAGTTGGAGTAAGTATTATTCAAACTTATAGACAACAATTTGCTGGTATTTTAAAAGAAAAAACATTTGATGAGATGTTTGAACAATTTAAGAATCAATAA